Proteins found in one Streptomyces sp. NBC_00461 genomic segment:
- a CDS encoding CDP-alcohol phosphatidyltransferase family protein, translating to MSRPSVAELRPVVHPAGVKDRRSGEHWMGRLYMREVSLRIDRYLVNTRVTPNQLTYLMTVFGVLAAPALLVPGVLGAVLGVVCVQMYLLLDCVDGEIARWKKQYSLNGVYLDRVGAYLTDAAVLVGFGLRAADLWGSGRIDWLWAFLGTLAALGAILIKAETDLVGVARHQGGLPPVKEAAAEMRTSGMALARRAAAAFKFHRLILGIEASLLILVLAIADQLRGDLFFSRLGVAVLAGIALLQTLLHLVSILASSRLK from the coding sequence ATGTCAAGGCCATCGGTAGCTGAACTCCGCCCGGTCGTCCACCCCGCGGGGGTCAAGGACCGGCGCAGCGGTGAGCACTGGATGGGACGCCTCTACATGCGTGAGGTGTCCCTGCGGATCGACCGCTACCTGGTGAACACCAGGGTCACCCCCAACCAGCTCACGTACCTGATGACCGTGTTCGGTGTGCTCGCGGCCCCGGCCCTGCTGGTGCCGGGGGTCCTGGGTGCGGTGCTCGGTGTGGTGTGTGTCCAGATGTACCTGCTGCTGGACTGCGTCGACGGCGAGATCGCGCGCTGGAAGAAGCAGTACTCGCTGAACGGCGTCTACCTGGACCGGGTCGGCGCCTACCTCACCGACGCCGCCGTCCTCGTCGGCTTCGGGCTGCGCGCCGCCGACCTGTGGGGCAGCGGCCGTATCGACTGGCTGTGGGCCTTCCTCGGCACCCTGGCCGCGCTCGGGGCGATCCTGATCAAGGCCGAGACCGACCTGGTCGGCGTCGCCCGGCACCAGGGCGGGCTGCCGCCGGTCAAGGAGGCCGCCGCCGAGATGCGCACCTCCGGCATGGCGCTGGCCCGCCGCGCCGCCGCCGCTTTCAAGTTCCACCGGCTGATCCTCGGCATCGAGGCGTCGCTGCTGATCCTGGTCCTGGCGATCGCGGACCAGCTCCGCGGCGACCTGTTCTTCTCCCGGCTCGGCGTCGCGGTGCTGGCCGGCATCGCACTCCTGCAGACCCTGCTGCACCTGGTGTCGATCCTCGCGTCGAGCAGGCTGAAGTGA
- a CDS encoding glycosyltransferase family 2 protein, translated as MKVGAVIITMGNRPDELRALLDSVAKQDGDRVEVVVVGNGSPVPDVPEGVRTIELPENLGIPGGRNVGIEAFGPSGRDVDVLMFLDDDGLLAGHDTAELCRRAFETDHELGIISFRIADPETGVTQRRHVPRLRAADPMRSSRVTTFLGGANAVRTQVFAEVGGLPDEFFYAHEETDLAWRALDAGWMIDYRSDMVLYHPTTAPSRHAVYHRMVARNRVWLARRNLPALLVPVYLGVWLLLTLVRRPSRPALRAWFGGFREGWTTSCGPLRPMKWRTVWRLTRLGRPPVI; from the coding sequence ATGAAGGTCGGCGCGGTGATCATCACCATGGGCAACCGCCCCGACGAGCTCCGCGCCCTCCTCGACTCGGTCGCCAAGCAGGACGGCGACCGTGTCGAGGTCGTCGTGGTCGGCAACGGCTCGCCGGTCCCGGACGTCCCCGAGGGTGTCCGCACCATCGAGCTGCCCGAGAACCTCGGCATCCCCGGAGGCCGCAACGTCGGCATAGAGGCCTTCGGCCCCAGCGGCCGCGACGTCGACGTGTTGATGTTCCTCGACGACGACGGCCTCCTCGCGGGCCACGACACCGCCGAGCTGTGCCGCCGGGCCTTCGAGACCGACCACGAACTCGGCATCATCAGCTTCCGCATCGCCGACCCCGAGACGGGGGTCACCCAGCGCCGCCACGTCCCCCGGCTGCGCGCGGCCGACCCGATGCGCTCCTCCCGGGTCACCACCTTCCTCGGCGGCGCCAACGCCGTCCGCACCCAGGTCTTCGCCGAAGTCGGCGGCCTCCCGGACGAATTCTTCTACGCCCACGAGGAAACCGACCTGGCATGGCGGGCTCTCGACGCGGGCTGGATGATCGACTACCGGTCCGACATGGTGCTGTACCACCCCACGACCGCGCCCTCGCGGCACGCGGTCTACCACCGCATGGTCGCCCGCAACCGCGTCTGGCTGGCCCGCCGCAACCTCCCCGCGCTGCTCGTCCCGGTCTACCTCGGGGTCTGGTTGCTGCTCACCCTCGTTCGCCGCCCCTCGCGGCCCGCCCTCAGGGCGTGGTTCGGCGGGTTCCGCGAAGGCTGGACCACCTCGTGCGGACCGCTCAGGCCCATGAAGTGGCGTACGGTGTGGCGGCTGACCCGACTGGGCCGGCCCCCGGTGATCTGA
- a CDS encoding ABC transporter permease — protein MSESTHDGTVTLSVAVSPDEGLAARQLAAKYGLTVSGARPSLVEYVRQLWDRRHFILAFSRAKLTAQYSQAKLGQLWQVATPLLNAAVYFFIFGVILNASRGMSKDVYIPFLVTGVFVFTFTQSSVMAGVRAISGNLGLVRALHFPRASLPISFALQQLQQLLFSMIVLFAVAIGFGSFPDLSWLLIVPVLALQFLFNTGLALIMARAGAKTPDLAQLMPFIMRTWMYASGVMFSIPIMLADKPQWVATVLQWNPATIYMDLMRFSLIEDYGAENLPDHVWAAAGGWAALCALGGFVYFWKAEERYGRG, from the coding sequence GTGAGTGAGTCAACGCACGACGGCACGGTCACGCTGAGCGTGGCCGTATCGCCCGACGAGGGCCTCGCGGCGCGGCAGCTCGCCGCCAAGTACGGGCTGACCGTGAGCGGCGCCCGGCCCTCCCTCGTCGAGTACGTCCGCCAGCTCTGGGACCGGCGTCACTTCATCCTCGCCTTCTCGCGGGCGAAGCTGACCGCTCAGTACAGCCAGGCCAAGCTCGGCCAGCTCTGGCAGGTGGCGACCCCGCTGCTGAACGCGGCCGTCTACTTCTTCATCTTCGGCGTCATCCTGAACGCCAGCCGGGGCATGTCGAAGGACGTCTACATCCCGTTCCTGGTCACGGGCGTCTTCGTGTTCACCTTCACTCAGAGCTCGGTGATGGCCGGGGTACGGGCGATCTCCGGCAACCTCGGCCTGGTCCGCGCCCTGCACTTCCCGCGCGCCTCGCTGCCGATCTCCTTCGCGCTGCAGCAGCTCCAGCAGCTGCTGTTCTCGATGATCGTGCTGTTCGCCGTGGCCATCGGCTTCGGCAGCTTCCCGGACCTGTCCTGGCTGCTGATCGTGCCGGTACTCGCGCTGCAGTTCCTGTTCAACACCGGCCTGGCGCTGATCATGGCCCGCGCGGGCGCCAAGACCCCGGACCTGGCCCAGCTCATGCCGTTCATCATGCGTACGTGGATGTACGCGTCCGGCGTGATGTTCTCGATCCCCATCATGCTGGCCGACAAGCCGCAGTGGGTGGCGACCGTCCTGCAGTGGAATCCGGCCACCATCTACATGGACCTGATGCGCTTCTCGCTCATCGAGGACTATGGCGCCGAGAACCTTCCCGATCACGTCTGGGCGGCCGCGGGCGGCTGGGCCGCGCTGTGTGCCCTCGGCGGCTTCGTGTACTTCTGGAAGGCGGAGGAGAGGTACGGCCGTGGCTGA
- a CDS encoding ABC transporter ATP-binding protein, translating into MAEQNPEQPQGERIPTVIADELHIVYRVHGAKTGKGSATAALSRIIKRGEERGVRKVHAVKGVSFVSYRGEAVGLIGSNGSGKSTLLRAIAGLLPAEKGRVYTNGQPSLLGVNAALMNDLTGERNVILGGLAMGMSREQVRERYQEIVDFSGINEKGDFITLPMRTYSSGMAARLRFSIAAAKDHDVLMIDEALATGDRKFQKRSEERIRELRKEAGTVFLVSHNNKSIRDTCDRVLWLERGELRMDGPTEEVLKEYEKFTGK; encoded by the coding sequence GTGGCTGAGCAGAACCCCGAGCAACCGCAGGGCGAGCGGATCCCCACCGTCATCGCCGACGAGCTGCACATCGTCTACCGCGTCCATGGCGCGAAGACCGGCAAGGGCAGCGCCACCGCCGCCCTCAGCCGCATCATCAAGCGCGGCGAAGAGCGCGGCGTGCGCAAGGTGCACGCCGTCAAGGGAGTCTCCTTCGTCTCCTACCGCGGCGAGGCCGTCGGCCTGATCGGCTCCAACGGTTCCGGCAAGTCGACCCTGCTGCGCGCCATCGCCGGTCTGCTCCCGGCAGAGAAGGGGCGCGTCTACACCAACGGCCAGCCCTCGCTGCTGGGCGTGAACGCGGCCCTGATGAACGACCTGACGGGCGAGCGGAACGTCATATTGGGCGGGCTCGCCATGGGAATGTCCCGCGAGCAGGTCAGGGAGCGCTACCAGGAGATCGTCGACTTCTCGGGCATCAACGAGAAGGGCGACTTCATCACCCTCCCGATGCGCACCTACTCCTCCGGCATGGCGGCCCGTCTGCGCTTTTCCATCGCCGCCGCCAAGGACCACGACGTCCTGATGATCGACGAGGCGCTGGCCACCGGTGACCGCAAGTTCCAGAAGCGCTCCGAGGAACGCATCCGCGAGCTGCGCAAGGAGGCCGGCACGGTGTTTCTCGTCAGTCACAACAACAAGTCGATCCGCGATACCTGCGACCGCGTCCTGTGGCTGGAACGCGGCGAGCTGCGCATGGACGGGCCTACCGAAGAGGTCCTCAAGGAGTACGAGAAGTTCACGGGCAAGTAG
- the hpnC gene encoding squalene synthase HpnC, with amino-acid sequence MTGTGRPHTGDPERGTLDKAAGENFPVAPFFLPKAWRADLMAVYGFARLVDDIGDGDLAPGGADARLLGVSAEEAENRLLLLDAFETDLNRVFDSTPRHPLLRRLQPTVRRHTLTPEPFRGLIAANRQDQLVSRYETYDDLLAYCELSANPVGRLVLSVTGTSTPERIRLSDAICTALQIVEHLQDVAEDLGRDRIYLPAEDMKQFHVQEADLATPTAGASLRALVAYEAQRARDLLNEGAPLVGSVHGRLKLLLAGFVAGGRAAIRAIAAAEYDVLPGPPKPGKVQLLREVGVTLRGEG; translated from the coding sequence GTGACGGGAACCGGCAGGCCGCACACCGGTGACCCGGAGCGCGGCACGCTCGACAAGGCCGCGGGTGAGAACTTCCCCGTGGCGCCGTTCTTCCTGCCCAAGGCCTGGCGCGCCGACCTCATGGCCGTGTACGGCTTCGCCCGCCTCGTCGACGACATCGGCGACGGCGATCTGGCCCCCGGCGGCGCCGACGCGCGTCTGCTCGGCGTGTCGGCCGAGGAGGCCGAGAACCGCCTGCTGCTCCTGGACGCCTTCGAGACGGACCTGAACCGGGTCTTCGACTCGACCCCGCGCCACCCCCTGCTGCGCCGCCTCCAGCCGACCGTCCGGCGCCACACGCTGACCCCCGAGCCCTTCCGCGGCCTGATCGCCGCCAACCGCCAGGACCAGCTCGTCAGCCGCTACGAGACCTACGACGACCTGCTCGCGTACTGCGAACTGTCGGCCAACCCCGTGGGCCGCCTCGTCCTCTCCGTCACCGGCACCTCGACCCCCGAGCGCATCCGCCTCTCGGACGCGATCTGCACCGCCCTCCAGATCGTCGAACACCTCCAGGACGTCGCCGAGGACCTCGGCCGCGACCGCATCTACCTGCCCGCCGAGGACATGAAGCAGTTCCATGTGCAAGAGGCGGATCTCGCCACGCCGACCGCGGGCGCATCGTTGCGCGCACTGGTCGCATACGAAGCGCAACGCGCCCGCGATCTCCTGAATGAAGGCGCCCCCCTGGTGGGTAGCGTCCACGGCAGGTTGAAGTTGCTGCTCGCCGGGTTCGTGGCGGGGGGAAGGGCGGCGATCCGTGCGATCGCCGCCGCGGAATACGACGTACTTCCCGGTCCGCCCAAGCCCGGCAAGGTCCAGCTGCTGCGCGAGGTGGGCGTGACTCTGCGAGGAGAGGGGTGA
- the hpnD gene encoding presqualene diphosphate synthase HpnD, translated as MIRTVESEQHVSAPVLAAYSYCEAVTGQQARNFAYGIRLLPTPKRRAMSALYAFSRRVDDIGDGALAVDVKAARLEDTRALLARVREGVVAEDDIDPVAVALTHTAETFPVPLDGLDELIDGVLMDVRGETYETWDDLKVYCRCVAGAIGRLSLGVFGTEPGARGAERAPEYADTLGLALQLTNILRDVREDAEGGRTYLPSDDLAKFGCSAGFNGPTPPEGSDFAGLVHFEVRRARALFAEGYRLLPMLDRRSGACVAAMAGIYRRLLDRIERDPEAVLRGRVSLPGREKAYVAVRGLSGLDARHVTRRTIRRRA; from the coding sequence GTGATCCGGACCGTGGAGTCGGAACAACACGTGTCCGCACCGGTACTCGCCGCCTACAGCTACTGCGAGGCCGTCACCGGACAGCAGGCACGTAACTTCGCGTACGGCATCAGGCTGCTGCCGACGCCCAAGCGTCGCGCCATGTCGGCCCTGTACGCGTTCTCCAGGCGCGTCGACGACATCGGCGACGGCGCGCTGGCGGTCGACGTCAAGGCGGCACGACTCGAGGACACCCGGGCGCTGCTGGCCCGGGTGCGCGAGGGGGTGGTCGCCGAGGACGACATCGACCCGGTGGCCGTCGCCCTCACCCACACTGCCGAGACCTTCCCGGTCCCGCTCGACGGACTGGACGAGCTGATCGACGGCGTGCTGATGGACGTCCGCGGTGAGACCTACGAGACCTGGGACGACCTGAAGGTCTACTGCCGCTGTGTCGCGGGCGCCATCGGGCGGCTCTCGCTCGGCGTGTTCGGCACGGAACCGGGAGCGCGCGGCGCCGAGCGCGCGCCGGAGTACGCCGACACGCTGGGGCTGGCGCTGCAGCTCACCAACATCCTCAGAGACGTCCGCGAGGATGCCGAGGGTGGTCGTACGTATCTGCCCTCCGACGACCTCGCGAAATTCGGGTGCTCGGCCGGGTTCAACGGGCCGACCCCGCCGGAGGGCTCCGACTTCGCGGGCCTCGTGCACTTCGAAGTGCGACGGGCCCGCGCTCTTTTCGCCGAGGGCTATCGGCTCCTCCCCATGCTCGACCGGCGCAGCGGCGCGTGCGTCGCCGCCATGGCCGGCATCTACCGCCGTCTGCTCGACCGCATCGAGCGCGACCCCGAGGCCGTGCTGCGGGGCCGGGTCTCGCTGCCCGGGCGGGAGAAGGCGTACGTCGCCGTCCGCGGCCTGTCCGGGCTGGACGCCCGGCATGTGACGCGGAGGACCATCAGGAGGCGCGCCTGA
- a CDS encoding DUF6380 family protein has protein sequence MDKQGQGDSTDEKRHATLHAGTASLTATACCCARFNHGGRAGEDAR, from the coding sequence ATGGACAAACAGGGCCAAGGTGATTCCACCGACGAAAAGCGGCACGCAACCCTCCATGCAGGGACGGCGTCCCTGACTGCAACGGCCTGCTGTTGTGCACGGTTCAACCACGGCGGTCGCGCAGGGGAGGATGCACGATGA
- the hpnE gene encoding hydroxysqualene dehydroxylase HpnE translates to MSDVTRSDDSPADPAGRSARDAVVIGGGLAGITAALALADAGVRVTLVEGRPRLGGLAFSFQRGELTVDNGQHVYLRCCTAYRWFLDRIEGTALAPLQDRLDVPVLDVDKPEGRRLGRLRRDALPVPLHLGRSLATYPHLSLAERARVGRAALALKGLDLADPTLDTQDFGSWLTAHGQSARAVEALWDLVGVATLNAVAGDASLGLAAMVFKTGLLSDPGAADIGWAHVPLGELHDRLARKALDSAGVRTEVRTRVTSISTDENGRLRVQVPGEELRADTVVLAVPQREAHDLLPAGALDAPDQLLDIDTAPILNVHVVYDRKVLNQPFFAALGTPVQWVFDRTDASGLREGQYLALSQSAAHDEIDEPVAALRERYLPELERLLPGTRDAEVKDFFVTRERTATFAPTPGVGRLRPGARTRTPGLYLAGAWTATGWPATMESAVRSGVSAADAALSALGRPRPSHLFDFEEAA, encoded by the coding sequence ATGAGCGACGTCACGCGGTCCGACGATTCGCCCGCGGATCCGGCGGGGCGCTCCGCAAGGGACGCCGTCGTGATCGGTGGCGGGCTCGCCGGCATCACCGCCGCGCTCGCGCTCGCCGACGCCGGAGTGCGTGTCACCCTGGTCGAGGGCAGGCCGAGACTCGGTGGCCTGGCCTTCTCGTTCCAGCGCGGCGAGCTGACCGTCGACAACGGACAGCATGTGTACCTGCGCTGCTGCACCGCCTACCGCTGGTTCCTCGACCGCATCGAGGGGACGGCGCTGGCGCCGCTGCAGGATCGTCTCGACGTGCCCGTACTCGATGTCGACAAGCCCGAGGGGCGACGGCTCGGCAGGCTGAGGCGCGACGCGCTGCCCGTGCCCCTGCATCTGGGGCGCAGCCTCGCTACGTATCCGCATCTCTCCCTAGCCGAGCGGGCCAGAGTGGGGCGTGCCGCGCTCGCGCTCAAGGGGCTCGACCTCGCCGATCCGACCCTGGACACCCAGGACTTCGGCAGCTGGCTGACCGCGCACGGTCAGTCGGCGCGTGCCGTCGAGGCCCTGTGGGACCTGGTCGGGGTCGCCACTCTCAACGCGGTCGCGGGCGACGCCTCGCTGGGGCTCGCCGCGATGGTGTTCAAGACCGGTCTGCTGTCCGACCCGGGCGCGGCCGACATCGGATGGGCGCACGTCCCGCTGGGCGAACTGCATGACCGTCTCGCCCGCAAGGCGCTCGACTCCGCGGGCGTCCGTACCGAGGTCCGTACACGCGTCACCTCCATCTCTACTGACGAAAACGGGCGCCTGCGCGTTCAGGTTCCCGGCGAGGAGCTCCGAGCGGACACGGTGGTGCTCGCCGTACCCCAGCGCGAGGCCCACGATCTTCTGCCGGCAGGCGCCCTCGACGCCCCTGACCAGCTGCTCGACATCGACACCGCGCCGATCCTCAACGTGCACGTCGTCTACGACCGGAAGGTGCTGAACCAGCCCTTCTTCGCGGCCCTCGGCACCCCCGTGCAGTGGGTCTTCGACCGCACCGACGCCTCAGGCCTGCGCGAAGGCCAGTACCTCGCGCTGTCCCAGTCGGCCGCCCACGACGAGATCGACGAGCCGGTCGCCGCGCTGCGCGAGCGCTATCTGCCCGAGCTGGAGCGGCTGCTGCCGGGCACCCGCGACGCAGAGGTGAAGGACTTCTTCGTGACCAGGGAGCGCACGGCGACGTTCGCTCCGACCCCAGGCGTCGGGCGGCTGCGGCCCGGCGCCCGCACCAGGACCCCGGGCCTGTACCTGGCCGGAGCGTGGACCGCCACAGGGTGGCCCGCGACCATGGAGAGTGCGGTCCGCAGTGGCGTGAGTGCGGCGGACGCCGCGCTGAGCGCCCTGGGCCGGCCCCGCCCGAGTCACCTCTTCGACTTCGAGGAGGCGGCCTGA
- a CDS encoding polyprenyl synthetase family protein: MLDQHAAGPRTPGTATRGETVPTVPPAETAADAVDVTALLERGRTLATPVLRAAVDRLAPPMDTVSAYHFGWIDAEGNPADGDGGKAVRPALAVLSAEVTGAAPEVGIPGAVAVELVHNFSLLHDDLMDGDEQRRHRDTVWKVHGPAQAILVGDALFALANEVLLELGTVEAGRATRRLTTATRALIDGQAQDISYEHRDRVSVEECLEMEGNKTGALLACASSIGAVLGGADDRTADTLEKYGYHLGLAFQAVDDLLGIWGDPVSTGKQTWSDLRQRKKSLPVVAALAAGGAASERLGEILAADAKSSDFENFSEEEFAYRAALIEDAGGREWTAQEARRQHTIAIESLHAIDMPDRVRDRFTALADFVVVRKR; encoded by the coding sequence ATGCTCGATCAGCACGCGGCAGGCCCCCGCACCCCCGGTACCGCAACAAGAGGAGAGACTGTGCCCACTGTGCCCCCGGCCGAGACGGCTGCCGACGCGGTGGACGTGACCGCGCTCCTGGAGCGCGGCCGGACCCTTGCCACACCGGTACTGCGGGCGGCCGTGGACCGCCTGGCACCCCCCATGGACACCGTTTCCGCCTACCACTTCGGCTGGATCGACGCCGAGGGCAACCCCGCGGACGGGGACGGCGGCAAGGCCGTGCGCCCCGCCCTCGCGGTCCTGTCCGCCGAGGTCACCGGCGCCGCCCCTGAGGTCGGCATCCCCGGAGCCGTCGCCGTCGAACTGGTCCACAACTTCTCGCTGCTGCACGACGACCTGATGGACGGCGACGAACAGCGCCGCCACCGCGACACCGTCTGGAAGGTGCACGGCCCCGCCCAGGCGATCCTCGTCGGCGACGCCCTGTTCGCCCTCGCCAACGAGGTCCTGCTGGAACTCGGCACCGTCGAGGCCGGCCGTGCCACCCGCCGCCTGACCACCGCCACCCGCGCCCTGATCGACGGCCAGGCCCAGGACATCTCCTACGAACACCGCGACCGCGTCAGCGTCGAGGAGTGCCTGGAGATGGAGGGCAACAAGACCGGCGCCCTGCTCGCCTGCGCCAGCTCCATCGGCGCCGTGCTCGGCGGCGCGGACGACCGCACCGCCGACACCCTGGAGAAGTACGGCTACCACCTCGGCCTCGCCTTCCAGGCCGTCGACGACCTCCTCGGCATCTGGGGCGACCCGGTCTCCACCGGCAAGCAGACCTGGAGCGACCTGCGCCAGCGCAAGAAGTCCCTGCCGGTCGTGGCCGCGCTCGCGGCGGGCGGTGCCGCCTCCGAGCGGCTCGGCGAGATCCTCGCCGCCGACGCCAAGAGCAGCGACTTCGAGAACTTCTCCGAGGAGGAGTTCGCCTATCGCGCCGCCCTGATCGAGGACGCGGGCGGCCGCGAGTGGACGGCCCAAGAGGCACGTCGTCAGCACACCATCGCCATCGAGTCCCTGCACGCCATCGACATGCCCGACCGGGTACGGGACCGGTTCACGGCGCTCGCGGACTTCGTCGTCGTACGAAAGAGATGA
- the shc gene encoding squalene--hopene cyclase, translating into MTATTDGSTGALPPRAAAASETASTNPVAAGVHDAAVHAVQRSTDFLLSTQDAEGWWKGDLETNVTMDAEDLLLRQFLGILDEATAQAAALFIRGEQREDGAWATFYGGPGELSATIEAYVALRLAGDEPQAPHMAKASAWIRERGGIVSARVFTRIWLALFGWWKWEDLPELPPELIYFPKWMPLNIYDFGCWARQTIVPLTIVSAKRPVRPAPFPLDELHADPDNPNPPKSLAPAASWDGAFQRLDKALHQLRKVAPRRLRKAAMNTAARWIIERQENDGCWGGIQPPAVYSVIALYLLGYDLEHPVMREGLASLDRFAVWREDGARMIEACQSPVWDTCLATIALADAGVPADHPQLVKAADWMLGEEIVRPGDWSVKRPQLPPGGWAFEFHNDNYPDIDDTAEVVLALRRVKHHDPERVERAIGRGVRWNLGMQSKNGAWGAFDVDNTSPFPNRLPFCDFGEVIDPPSADVTAHVVEMLAVEGLSHDPRTRRGIEWLLAEQEADGSWFGRWGVNYVYGTGSVVPALVAAGFPAAHPAIRRAVSWLESVQNDDGGWGEDLRSYKDVKKWSGRGASTASQTAWALMALLAAGEKGSNAVERGVEWLAATQREDGSWDEPYFTGTGFPWDFSINYHLYRQVFPLTALGRYVHGEPFAKKPPLAEVKGG; encoded by the coding sequence ATGACAGCGACGACCGACGGAAGCACCGGGGCCCTGCCGCCCCGAGCTGCCGCGGCCAGCGAAACCGCCAGTACGAACCCCGTGGCGGCCGGGGTGCACGACGCCGCCGTACACGCCGTACAACGCTCCACCGACTTCCTGCTGTCCACGCAGGACGCCGAGGGCTGGTGGAAGGGCGACCTCGAGACCAACGTGACCATGGACGCCGAGGATCTGCTTCTGCGGCAGTTCCTGGGCATCCTGGACGAGGCCACCGCGCAGGCCGCCGCCCTGTTCATCCGCGGTGAGCAGCGCGAGGACGGTGCCTGGGCCACCTTCTACGGCGGACCGGGCGAACTCTCCGCCACCATCGAGGCGTACGTCGCCCTGCGCCTGGCCGGCGACGAGCCGCAGGCGCCGCACATGGCGAAGGCCTCGGCCTGGATCCGCGAGCGGGGCGGCATCGTCTCGGCCCGCGTCTTCACCCGGATCTGGCTCGCCCTGTTCGGCTGGTGGAAGTGGGAGGACCTGCCCGAACTCCCGCCGGAACTCATCTACTTCCCCAAGTGGATGCCGCTCAACATCTACGACTTCGGGTGCTGGGCCCGGCAGACCATCGTGCCGCTCACGATCGTGTCCGCGAAGCGGCCGGTGCGGCCCGCGCCCTTCCCCCTCGACGAGCTGCACGCCGATCCGGACAACCCGAATCCGCCCAAGTCCCTTGCTCCAGCGGCCAGTTGGGACGGTGCCTTCCAGCGACTCGACAAGGCGCTGCACCAGTTGCGCAAGGTCGCGCCGCGCAGACTGCGCAAGGCGGCCATGAACACGGCGGCCCGCTGGATCATCGAGCGGCAGGAGAACGACGGCTGCTGGGGCGGCATCCAGCCGCCGGCCGTGTACTCGGTGATCGCGCTGTATCTGCTGGGCTACGACCTCGAACACCCGGTGATGCGCGAGGGGTTGGCGTCGCTGGACCGTTTCGCCGTGTGGCGCGAGGACGGGGCGCGGATGATCGAGGCCTGTCAGTCGCCCGTGTGGGACACCTGCCTCGCCACCATCGCGCTCGCCGACGCGGGCGTGCCCGCCGACCACCCCCAGCTCGTCAAGGCGGCGGACTGGATGCTCGGCGAGGAGATCGTCCGCCCCGGCGACTGGTCCGTGAAGCGGCCCCAACTGCCGCCCGGTGGCTGGGCGTTCGAGTTCCACAACGACAACTACCCCGACATCGACGACACCGCTGAGGTCGTCCTCGCCCTGCGCCGAGTCAAGCACCACGACCCGGAGCGGGTGGAGAGGGCGATCGGGCGCGGGGTGCGCTGGAACCTCGGGATGCAGTCGAAGAACGGTGCCTGGGGTGCCTTCGACGTCGACAACACCAGCCCCTTCCCCAACCGGCTGCCGTTCTGCGACTTCGGCGAGGTCATCGACCCGCCCTCCGCGGACGTCACGGCACACGTGGTGGAGATGCTGGCAGTCGAGGGCCTCTCGCACGACCCGCGCACCCGGCGCGGCATCGAGTGGCTGCTCGCCGAACAGGAGGCGGACGGCTCGTGGTTCGGGCGCTGGGGCGTCAACTACGTGTACGGCACCGGGTCCGTCGTACCCGCCCTCGTCGCGGCCGGCTTTCCCGCCGCGCACCCGGCGATCCGGCGGGCCGTCTCCTGGCTGGAGTCGGTCCAGAACGACGACGGCGGCTGGGGCGAGGACCTGCGCTCGTACAAGGACGTCAAGAAGTGGAGCGGTCGCGGAGCCTCCACCGCCTCGCAGACGGCGTGGGCGCTGATGGCCCTGCTGGCGGCGGGCGAGAAGGGCTCCAACGCCGTCGAGCGCGGTGTCGAGTGGCTCGCGGCCACGCAGCGCGAGGACGGTTCCTGGGACGAGCCGTACTTCACCGGGACCGGCTTCCCGTGGGACTTCTCGATCAACTACCACCTCTACCGGCAGGTGTTCCCGCTCACCGCACTCGGCCGCTACGTGCACGGAGAACCCTTCGCCAAGAAGCCGCCGCTCGCCGAGGTCAAGGGGGGCTGA
- a CDS encoding phosphorylase family protein: protein MSTQPASAPLLIACALGIEHLALRTSDRGGAGGPVTVLRTGMGREAAERSVTRLLADPALRDAAVLATGFCAGLAPGMHPGDLVVAEETRDPDGTVPCVGTDLLVKELARAVPGRAVHTGPLTGSDHVVRGHERSDLLATGAIAVDMESAATLLSAVRTGERPVAAVRVVVDAPEHELVRIGTVRGGISAFRVLRSVLPAFFEWHRSLLLPRR from the coding sequence ATGAGCACACAGCCCGCCTCGGCCCCGCTGCTGATCGCCTGCGCGCTCGGCATCGAGCACCTCGCCCTGCGCACGAGCGACCGAGGGGGCGCCGGCGGTCCTGTCACCGTTCTGCGCACCGGCATGGGGCGCGAGGCGGCCGAGCGGTCCGTCACCCGGCTGCTGGCCGACCCGGCCCTGCGTGATGCAGCCGTGCTGGCCACCGGCTTCTGTGCCGGGCTCGCCCCCGGGATGCACCCCGGCGATCTGGTCGTCGCCGAGGAGACCCGGGATCCGGACGGAACCGTTCCGTGCGTCGGGACCGACCTCCTCGTCAAAGAGCTCGCGCGGGCCGTGCCCGGGCGTGCCGTCCACACAGGGCCGCTGACCGGCTCTGATCACGTCGTCCGCGGTCACGAACGGTCGGATCTGCTCGCAACCGGCGCGATCGCGGTCGACATGGAATCCGCGGCGACGCTCCTCAGCGCCGTACGCACAGGTGAGCGCCCGGTTGCGGCCGTACGAGTGGTCGTGGACGCTCCTGAACATGAACTCGTCCGGATCGGCACGGTGCGCGGTGGAATATCAGCTTTCCGCGTCCTTCGTTCCGTTCTTCCAGCTTTCTTCGAATGGCACCGTTCTTTGCTGCTCCCCCGGAGGTGA